A genomic stretch from Fuerstiella sp. includes:
- a CDS encoding FAD-dependent oxidoreductase, whose protein sequence is MLDSYDCIIVGGGGAGLAAAYSAACQGASVALLERRPQPGGTTGIAVGSFTAAGTRWQQRAGIDDNPEDHEEDVSLFADRELEARNNQPLRRFFLEHAAETLHWLQEELRLNYVGPSPEPPNRCSRMHNVVPGAKAYVVRFQLALRRLGATVITGAVVTQLLRENDRISGVEFHQGGKQYQLRARRGVLLATGDYANNPEMIARYKGEEYREIEGINPHALGLGHQLAEQVGARLVNMDITYGPELRFLPGSRRPFQQWLPTSGAAFRCMGWLAERMPGWMINHFIKRLLVTWQHPEDGLFQDGVILLNTRGQRFVNELSWPEREIAVARQPDKISYLLLDGRLCEKYSHWPKFISTAPDIAYAYIEDYLRLRPDVTLRSTRLESICQQRAIDLPGLKSTLNEFNRHVRDGTVDSFGRPAAEFPLDTGPWVLLGPVKAYFTTTEGGAAINQRFQVLDRQDQPIPGLFAAGQAGLGGMVLWSHGLHIGWAMTSGRLAGTEMAAKS, encoded by the coding sequence ATGCTCGATTCGTATGACTGTATTATTGTGGGCGGTGGTGGTGCAGGACTTGCGGCTGCTTACTCTGCTGCTTGCCAGGGAGCATCCGTGGCTCTGCTGGAGCGGCGTCCACAACCGGGTGGTACGACGGGGATTGCAGTTGGCTCATTTACTGCGGCGGGGACGCGCTGGCAACAGCGGGCAGGAATTGATGACAATCCGGAAGACCATGAAGAGGATGTGTCCCTCTTTGCGGACCGGGAGCTCGAGGCTCGCAACAACCAGCCCCTGCGCCGGTTCTTTCTTGAACATGCTGCTGAGACTCTGCACTGGCTCCAGGAAGAACTTCGCCTGAACTATGTCGGTCCCAGTCCCGAACCACCAAACCGTTGCTCACGCATGCACAATGTTGTGCCCGGGGCCAAGGCCTACGTGGTGAGGTTTCAACTGGCATTACGCCGCCTTGGTGCTACGGTCATCACCGGTGCGGTGGTCACTCAGTTACTTCGGGAGAATGACAGGATCAGTGGTGTGGAATTCCACCAGGGAGGAAAACAGTATCAGCTGCGGGCCCGCAGAGGAGTTCTCCTGGCCACAGGAGACTATGCAAACAACCCGGAAATGATCGCTCGATACAAGGGGGAAGAATATCGGGAGATCGAAGGAATTAACCCCCATGCCCTCGGACTCGGACACCAACTGGCCGAGCAGGTGGGGGCCAGACTGGTCAACATGGACATCACGTACGGACCTGAATTGCGGTTTCTTCCAGGTTCACGCAGACCGTTTCAGCAGTGGCTCCCGACAAGTGGCGCAGCCTTCCGTTGTATGGGATGGCTTGCCGAACGTATGCCGGGATGGATGATCAACCATTTTATCAAGCGACTGCTGGTAACCTGGCAACATCCCGAGGATGGTCTTTTTCAGGATGGTGTGATTCTCCTGAACACGCGAGGGCAGCGGTTTGTCAACGAACTCTCGTGGCCGGAAAGAGAAATTGCCGTGGCTCGCCAGCCGGATAAGATCTCCTATCTGCTGCTCGACGGCCGGCTTTGTGAGAAATATTCTCACTGGCCCAAGTTCATTTCCACGGCACCTGATATCGCTTATGCCTACATTGAAGATTACCTGCGCCTGCGACCGGACGTTACCCTCCGCAGTACGCGGCTTGAATCAATTTGCCAGCAACGAGCGATCGATCTCCCTGGACTGAAGTCCACCCTTAACGAGTTTAACAGACACGTCCGTGATGGAACTGTTGATTCCTTTGGCAGGCCGGCGGCGGAATTCCCTCTGGATACAGGTCCTTGGGTTCTGCTTGGACCGGTCAAGGCTTACTTCACAACAACCGAGGGAGGGGCAGCGATTAACCAGCGATTCCAGGTACTGGATCGGCAGGACCAGCCCATCCCCGGCCTTTTTGCTGCCGGTCAGGCAGGACTTGGCGGCATGGTGCTCTGGAGTCACGGCCTGCATATCGGATGGGCGATGACAAGTGGGCGTCTTGCCGGGACAGAAATGGCTGCCAAAAGCTAG
- the gmd gene encoding GDP-mannose 4,6-dehydratase: protein MRRRAFITGVTGQDGSYLAELLLEKDYEVHGLVRRSSTFGTERIDHIYRDPHSEGVQFHLHYGDLTDGQGLTNLVLDLEPDEIYNLGAQSHVRVSFDQPAYTLQATGAGALNVLEAARQLHKRKTVKVYQASSSEMFGDVIETPQTETTPFRPQSPYACAKVYAFHQTINYRASYDLFAVNGILFNHESPRRGETFVTRKITRAATRIKLGLQEKLFLGNLDARRDWGYAKDYVHGMWLMLQHETPQDFVLATGETQTVRRFAELVFEQLELDPDEFIEVDPRYFRPAEVDLLLGDASKAQTALGWKAKTTLEELAHLMVEHDLELARREAIVLNNRA, encoded by the coding sequence ATGAGGCGAAGAGCATTTATTACCGGGGTGACAGGACAGGACGGGTCATATCTGGCCGAACTGCTTCTCGAAAAGGACTATGAAGTTCATGGCCTCGTCCGTCGATCAAGTACCTTTGGAACCGAACGGATTGATCACATCTACCGGGATCCGCATTCAGAAGGAGTGCAGTTTCATCTGCACTATGGAGACCTCACCGATGGTCAGGGACTGACGAATCTGGTGCTCGATCTCGAACCCGATGAGATCTACAATCTTGGTGCGCAGAGCCATGTTCGCGTGTCATTTGACCAGCCAGCCTACACGCTGCAGGCGACCGGCGCAGGTGCTCTCAATGTTCTTGAAGCTGCTCGCCAGCTGCACAAACGCAAGACAGTCAAAGTCTACCAGGCATCTTCCAGTGAAATGTTCGGGGATGTCATTGAAACACCTCAGACGGAAACAACACCCTTTCGCCCTCAAAGCCCCTATGCCTGTGCAAAGGTATATGCCTTTCATCAAACAATCAACTATCGTGCATCCTATGACCTGTTTGCTGTCAACGGCATTTTGTTCAACCACGAAAGCCCTCGACGTGGCGAAACTTTCGTCACCCGCAAAATCACCAGAGCTGCAACACGCATAAAACTTGGCCTCCAGGAAAAATTGTTTCTCGGCAACCTTGATGCCAGACGCGACTGGGGATATGCAAAGGACTATGTCCATGGAATGTGGCTCATGCTCCAGCACGAGACCCCACAGGACTTTGTGCTGGCAACCGGAGAGACACAAACGGTGCGACGTTTTGCAGAACTGGTATTCGAACAGTTAGAACTGGATCCGGATGAGTTCATTGAAGTTGATCCCCGCTACTTCCGTCCAGCGGAAGTAGACTTGCTGCTGGGCGATGCGTCAAAAGCACAAACGGCATTGGGGTGGAAAGCGAAAACAACACTCGAGGAACTGGCTCACCTGATGGTCGAACATGATCTGGAACTCGCACGGCGTGAGGCAATCGTGTTGAACAATCGGGCCTGA
- a CDS encoding polysaccharide biosynthesis tyrosine autokinase gives MQTIRGSNSLHQNFDNPWSALEGPEAGETGLDIWGFLRRRKSFVVVFAVFGAGLAYLLYQQKVPQYRSTARMEVIQRTSERIFDGMLSKDMLADASFVIPSPHVLRPAYKIHNLSKLETLRDIPEDEAMLVMSGGLSIMQLSQGIIELQFTGPNPYDATRIADAVVDEYIRRQKSTYASESEKLTNILQNDRSEIEARLVAAEKDYEDFMQRSRILATGNSDQSRSRLSVLNGQISQLDITEAEMSSRLGLFNQKLQDSGQRDALLLFIGREGQGETTTNTFRQRRQEKNIESERRLSEALLPLVVEAAIIEQKVGPDHPKLRAIRKRIDLVQREHARIEDLFPNSESDPESVAAPVDSELEVDYLLVYQKALRHELEQLHNQRSALRELATAAESQAQLVSKDEQAELRLRRKVDRLQEQYISIASKIGQTELNKDMSGVRATVIMPASSGVLVYPILYRFLGFGSVLGLLAGLTLGYLIEMADRRFRKPEDVIKEFGLPILGHIPYLKIDEERDDSNIASSDVNPVLVCAHSPQSRTAEAFRSIRTTVYFAASEHPRRVLQITSPAAGDGKSTLATNLAISLAQSGKKTILVESDFRRPNVHTIMGIPNTKGIVNVLKKELELADAIQSTDINDLSVITCGKVPENPAELLTRPEYEILLDSLRQQYEYVVIDTPPVLAVTDSKSVAPRVDTVIMCMRLSRHTRQLGRRALAQLRDIGANMAGIVVNGVEESDAYGYGYASYHYYDYRDYPHYKKYKTLQDVSEDTEPAIVSNLNAPEGKNT, from the coding sequence ATGCAAACCATCAGAGGCAGCAATTCTTTGCATCAGAACTTTGACAATCCATGGTCTGCCCTGGAAGGACCGGAGGCCGGAGAAACCGGTCTCGACATCTGGGGTTTTCTCAGGCGTCGCAAGTCATTTGTTGTCGTGTTTGCAGTCTTTGGCGCAGGTCTCGCCTACCTTCTCTACCAGCAGAAAGTCCCTCAATATCGTTCAACCGCACGAATGGAGGTCATTCAGCGGACAAGTGAAAGAATATTTGACGGAATGCTCAGTAAAGACATGCTGGCCGATGCAAGTTTCGTCATCCCCAGCCCACATGTCCTGCGACCAGCGTACAAAATCCACAATCTGTCAAAGCTGGAGACTCTTCGCGATATACCTGAAGACGAAGCAATGCTCGTGATGTCCGGTGGGCTGTCGATTATGCAGCTCTCGCAGGGCATCATCGAACTCCAGTTCACAGGACCAAATCCATACGATGCCACACGAATCGCCGATGCGGTGGTGGACGAATACATCAGGCGACAAAAGTCAACATACGCCTCTGAGTCAGAGAAACTGACCAACATACTGCAAAATGACCGTAGTGAGATAGAAGCCCGTCTGGTTGCCGCAGAAAAGGATTACGAAGACTTCATGCAGCGGTCCCGGATACTGGCGACCGGCAACAGTGACCAGTCACGAAGTCGCCTAAGTGTCCTCAACGGACAGATATCTCAGCTGGACATCACGGAAGCGGAAATGAGTTCCCGCCTTGGTTTGTTCAATCAAAAGTTGCAGGATAGCGGACAGCGCGATGCGTTACTGCTTTTCATCGGGAGGGAAGGGCAAGGCGAAACCACGACGAATACGTTTCGACAGCGTCGGCAAGAAAAAAACATTGAGAGCGAACGCCGACTGTCCGAAGCTTTGCTGCCCCTCGTTGTGGAAGCAGCAATCATCGAACAAAAAGTGGGCCCGGACCATCCCAAACTCCGTGCAATACGTAAGCGAATTGACCTGGTACAGCGGGAACATGCACGAATCGAAGATCTGTTTCCGAACTCGGAATCAGATCCTGAATCTGTCGCAGCACCAGTCGATTCTGAACTGGAAGTGGACTATCTCTTAGTCTATCAGAAGGCACTTCGTCATGAACTGGAGCAACTGCATAATCAGCGTTCTGCGCTGAGGGAACTGGCCACAGCCGCCGAAAGTCAGGCTCAACTGGTCAGCAAGGATGAACAGGCCGAACTGCGTCTTCGACGCAAAGTCGATCGCCTGCAGGAACAATACATCAGTATTGCCTCAAAGATCGGCCAAACCGAATTGAACAAGGACATGAGCGGCGTGCGGGCCACCGTTATTATGCCAGCGTCATCCGGTGTTCTTGTATACCCAATTCTGTACAGATTTCTAGGCTTCGGCAGTGTCTTGGGACTGCTCGCCGGGCTGACGCTTGGTTACCTGATCGAAATGGCGGATCGGCGATTCCGAAAGCCGGAAGACGTAATTAAGGAATTTGGGCTCCCAATCCTTGGTCATATCCCCTATCTGAAAATCGATGAAGAAAGAGACGACAGCAATATCGCGTCCAGCGATGTCAATCCGGTTTTAGTTTGTGCTCATTCACCGCAATCCCGAACAGCTGAAGCGTTCCGATCAATTCGCACAACCGTTTATTTTGCGGCTTCAGAACATCCACGGCGGGTACTACAGATCACAAGTCCGGCAGCGGGTGACGGGAAGTCAACATTAGCAACCAATCTGGCTATTTCACTGGCTCAATCCGGCAAGAAAACAATTCTGGTTGAAAGTGATTTTCGAAGGCCAAATGTGCACACAATTATGGGTATTCCCAATACAAAAGGGATAGTTAACGTCTTGAAGAAAGAGTTAGAACTGGCTGACGCGATTCAAAGTACAGATATCAATGACTTGAGCGTTATAACGTGTGGAAAAGTTCCCGAAAATCCGGCGGAACTGTTGACCCGACCGGAATACGAAATATTGCTTGACAGTTTGCGACAACAATATGAATACGTTGTCATCGATACACCACCGGTGCTGGCCGTGACCGATTCCAAAAGCGTGGCACCTCGAGTTGATACAGTAATCATGTGTATGCGGTTGAGTCGCCATACCCGACAACTCGGACGGCGTGCGTTGGCTCAGTTGCGGGATATCGGCGCGAACATGGCCGGAATTGTGGTCAATGGAGTTGAAGAATCAGATGCATATGGCTACGGCTACGCAAGCTATCACTACTATGACTATCGGGATTATCCACACTACAAAAAGTACAAAACCTTGCAGGATGTCAGTGAGGACACCGAGCCTGCAATTGTGTCAAATTTGAATGCACCTGAGGGTAAAAACACCTGA
- a CDS encoding GDP-mannose 4,6-dehydratase codes for MPLTALITGITGQDGSYLTELLLKKGYEVHGLVRRSSTLDRSRLSHLYADETVYNQRLFLHYADLSDPTTIRRIVSQVKPGEFYHLAGQSHVGLSFEIPESTCDLTAMGTLRILEILRDQPNPPRFLHASSREIFGSPSVSPQDEVTPISPNSPYGCAKSFATQMTRVYRKSHGLYFCNAICFNHESPRRGENFVTRKVTLAAARIRAGLQESVSLGDLDADRDWGYAKDYVYAMWKILQQDVPDDYVLATGVSRSIRNLLNIAFSHAGLRWQDYVRIDESFRRPADACQLLGNPRKAQHRLGWKHTVDFEELIKLMVDHDSELVRSSTR; via the coding sequence GTGCCACTAACCGCGTTGATCACGGGAATTACCGGACAGGACGGGTCTTATCTCACTGAACTCCTGCTGAAAAAGGGCTACGAAGTTCACGGGTTAGTCCGTCGGTCCAGCACCCTGGATCGATCTCGTCTTAGCCATTTGTACGCAGATGAAACAGTTTACAATCAGCGACTGTTTCTCCACTACGCTGACCTGTCCGACCCCACCACGATTCGTCGCATCGTATCTCAGGTAAAGCCTGGGGAGTTCTATCACCTTGCAGGACAATCGCATGTTGGCCTTAGCTTTGAAATACCCGAAAGCACCTGTGATCTAACAGCAATGGGAACGCTGCGGATTCTCGAGATCCTTCGTGATCAGCCGAATCCTCCGCGGTTTCTTCACGCCAGCAGTCGCGAAATCTTTGGATCACCGTCAGTTAGTCCGCAGGATGAAGTTACGCCCATCAGTCCAAATTCTCCGTACGGCTGTGCCAAGTCGTTTGCGACTCAGATGACACGGGTCTACCGTAAATCACATGGTCTCTATTTCTGTAATGCCATCTGCTTCAATCATGAATCACCACGCCGTGGCGAAAACTTTGTTACACGCAAAGTGACCCTGGCAGCCGCACGGATCCGTGCCGGACTGCAGGAGTCCGTGTCGCTTGGCGATCTGGATGCCGATCGCGACTGGGGCTATGCCAAAGACTATGTCTACGCAATGTGGAAAATCCTGCAGCAGGATGTGCCCGATGACTACGTTCTTGCTACGGGAGTTTCCCGCTCGATTCGAAACCTGCTGAACATCGCTTTCAGCCATGCCGGCCTGCGTTGGCAGGACTACGTCAGAATTGATGAGAGTTTCCGACGCCCCGCAGATGCTTGTCAATTGCTTGGAAACCCCCGTAAGGCACAGCACAGACTGGGCTGGAAACATACCGTGGATTTCGAGGAATTGATCAAATTAATGGTCGATCACGACTCGGAACTGGTCAGATCGTCAACACGATAA